Within Gambusia affinis linkage group LG01, SWU_Gaff_1.0, whole genome shotgun sequence, the genomic segment CACCAAACAACTCGTGTTTCTGTGTAGGGAGTAATGGCGCGAGTGTATGAAGCTGTTGTCCTGCTGATCTTGCTTGCTCTCCTTGTGCTGGGGATTGTGTGGGTGGCGTCAGCTCTCCTCCATGACAACGTTGCCCGACAGAGCCTCTACGGTGAGTCACTCTCATCATGCTCTTATACTCTTCAAGGGCTTCACTGGAAGTGTCGCTAATTGTTATTCCCCCTCTTCAAACTGCAGACCTGTGGGAGTATTACCTGCCATACCTGTACTCTGGGATCTCTCTGTTTGGAGTGCTGCTGCTTCTGCGTTAGTATACGTCGAGCACAAATGCCAGACATGTCGAGACAGAGTTGTGTCACTCCTGTGtacttatttttttgtctccccTTTTCAGTGTGCACCCCGTTTGGCTTGTCCCGAATGTTCAGTGTTACGGGTAGCCTGCTTGTGAAACCTCGGGTAAGTCGAGCCTCTCCGCAAAAAATCGAAACCCGCACCACGTACCTTGGTTCTGTCAGGtctttaaaaaacctttttgctcTCTATAGAGAACAAAGTATACATGAACCAGGGTCTACAGTATGCATTATTTGTTAACTTGTGCTTAACTGAAGCTCTTGCTATAGTTGAGCTCAATGTTTTCTAATCAGGAAGTACGGCTTACCATGAccagttttcagaaatgtttgacacaaattaaaacggcaacataattttattttgttttattatatttctctACCTTAAATTTTTGTGCACATCTATTCAGAGTATTATTTCATAAACTTACATGAACAGATTCGGATGTCCCACCCTAACTGACCCGTGTTGTGTTTCAGCTACTGGAGGACATAGAAGACACTCTGAGCTGCACCGTGTTTGAAGAAGATTCCCTCTTCAGGAAGCTGAATTGTAAGTCTCTTGACTGGGATCACTACCCTCCTTCATTTCCCCGTGGCTTGACtctttaaaagttattttctcctTCTTGCATGTTGTGATTGAAGGTGGCAGTCCATCGTGTTGGGTCAAGTTGAACATGGAGGCCATGAGAAAAGAGTACCTAGCAGTTCAGAGCAGGCGTGTCGCCCTGGGTGAGTCTGACGAagcttttctgtctgcagggtTTCTCCCACAGCATCAACttcacacagtttttttttctcttttttttttacctttatgttTCCCCCAAAGAGATGCGGAGGAAGGCGTCACCATGGCAACGAAACGTGGGCTATCCTCTGGCGATGCTCATCCTGCTTGCGCTGACGGTACATGCAAAGAACAGCGCTACATTCACGAGTTCTGCCAGTCAGTCCTCGTTTTGTGACCGCTTCATGACGGGTTTGCTGCATGTGTCCCCAGGTGATGTGTGTGCTGATGGTCTGTTTCAATgtgttggagctgctgctggacgaGACAGCCATGCCCAGAGGAATGGAGGTCAGGGTTCTCCTTTGAAGGCCCCAGAAACATGTGGTGTTTTGTTAGAAACGGACAGTGAGGACTGTTATGTTTTGTAGGACCCTCACCTGGGAATGGCCTCCTTCTCCATGTTCGGCTCCCTGGGCGCTGCAGTTCAGGTGGTCCTCATCCTGTATCCTTTCAACACGACCAGCGACCTGTGGTCTGCTCAGCTTTGTGGTGAACTTTCTCATGAcacgtttaaaataaaaaaaataaaaaacaggtcAGTTGTTATCGTATTGATGGCAGGGCTCCAAATAATGATTACTTTgtttaaatcaattattttatcgATTATtctaatcagatttttaaatataggCACATTCAGCAGAATTTCCATTTAACCACattagtctttcttttttttttttttgcaaaatattagaaatgcattaaaatatgcaaataaacaaataatttcattgattttttaagaaaatataattaaaaaaatagaaatgcttTTGCCTTAATTCCAAAAACATAGTACGCTTGAATATTTGTAGTAAAGGATGCACCTGCAGCTAAAATACTGTACCGATCTGTtgatctattatttttttatattaatgatGGCAAAAAGTACttaaaaatagttgttttgttttttttaagattatgaACCAGGTGAATCTAAAAATGCCACCcaaggagttctgggtagaacagaAGGTTATTCatcttaaatgaaaatgtggatATTCTtagtacagttttggcttaattgttGCTCTGCGTTGTTGTTTCAGTAAATGGCCATTTTCAGAGTCTATATACTCCTGTTAacaaataattgattactaaattagttgagaATTTATCActattaattcaattaatcatttcagtcctAAATGATTAAATTGTTGCCACAAACAGATTTCTTTGCATTAAGATTTACTCTTGAAACAGCACATTGAGAACTAGTCACCAGGTTCTTCACACATGTTCTCACTGTAGTCCTTAAAGTAAATTGCAGCTACCTGATGGTGTCCTCAGTTGTGGGCTTTTACAGCTCTCCGCTCTTCTGTGGCCTCCT encodes:
- the lmbr1l gene encoding limb region 1 homolog-like protein isoform X2; this encodes MVCYLILTHFKKTAEFITDDIEDATVNKIALWLCTFTLSVAVCAVLLLPISILSNEVLLTFPRSYYMQWLNGSLIHGLWNLVFLFSNLSLVFLMPFAYFFTESEGFAGSKKGVMARVYEAVVLLILLALLVLGIVWVASALLHDNVARQSLYDLWEYYLPYLYSGISLFGVLLLLLCTPFGLSRMFSVTGSLLVKPRLLEDIEDTLSCTVFEEDSLFRKLNCGSPSCWVKLNMEAMRKEYLAVQSRRVALEMRRKASPWQRNVGYPLAMLILLALTVMCVLMVCFNVLELLLDETAMPRGMEDPHLGMASFSMFGSLGAAVQVVLILYLMVSSVVGFYSSPLFCGLLPRMKDTNLTQIIANCVSLLILSSALPVFSRTLGITRFDLLGDFGRYNWLENFYVVFLYNMLFAGLTSASLTKTVTWAVRRELIRAFGLDRLPITVSRSTIPFKLLLASGLSKIQ